The Tamandua tetradactyla isolate mTamTet1 chromosome 6, mTamTet1.pri, whole genome shotgun sequence genome contains the following window.
CCTCGTCTGAGGACCACGCCTCCTGTGCAGCTTGATGTAGGCAGCGGCTGCCCCCTGGCGGCCACAGGGGAGACAGACACGGGGCCAACTCTCCTAGCCCTCAGCCTGCAGGGTCGAGACCCCCTTCCAGCACCACTGGGTCCATCACCCATCCCTTTTTTTCAGGTCCCAAGCTCGTCTCTCCAGGGGTCCTTGGAGTAGCACTCCCACCTGTGGCATTTGGGGGCCTGTCCCCATTTCCCCAGTTTGTAGCCTGGAGGCTGTTCCCATTTCCCCAGCTTGCAGACTGTGATACCCCACAGTCTGAGAGGCCATGGGCAGCTGGATGGCTGGAGGGTGGGCATGGCAGAGCTCAGGTGGGCCAAGGGGGATGTGGTGGGGATGGGGAGCAGTGCCCTGCTGGCCTTGGGCTCCTAGAGACACAAATATCTGCCAGGTCTGGTGGGGTGGGTCCTGGAAGGGTggggaggatggggtgggggcgggtAGGGCACcagagggtggggtgggcagaATCGAGCAGGGCCtggcaggggtggggctggggtggggcaggtaGCAGCCCCTAAACATCGGGTGTTCCTGAGCAGAAAGTGGGTATGAGGCCATGACAGCACGAGGGGACAATGAGCACAGGGGGAGTGTGGGGTCCATGCTCCATGCACAGAGGGGATAATGAGAGGCTAAGTAGAGGCCTTAGCTGGACCTCCCGGGAGGGGGTGGCCCCACGGGCAGAGCAGGGCAGGAAGGGAGGCCGGGAGGGCAGGCAGCAGAAGGGTATCGGGCAGGGCTCTGTGGGAAGGTGGGGGCTTGGCCTGGAGCGGGGCTAGGATCCAGAGGCCTGGGCAGCAGGAAGGCCGAGGCCCTGGACGGGTGTGTGGACGGGGCAaggtggggtgaggggcaggtCCAGCAGGGAGGGGCCCCGGAGCCCACTGTGAGGAAGTGAGAAGCCGGCAGAGTGGCTTCTTTAGGCTCCAGAAAGAAACAGCAGGACCGTCCAACCCAGCCCACCCCGGAAGGCCACCTCTGGAGGGTGGAGACCCCAGCAGCACACAGGTCTGACAACCAGACACCCGCTGCCCCAGGCCTGGGCTTGCACACGTCTCGCCTCTTTAATGGGGTCAGGTGCCCCCATGCTGCCCGGGGAGCTGGGGCTGGCAGGGCCTGCGGGTCCCCTGAGTGGAGCCTGCGTGGAGGCTCAGGCCTGCAGGGAGCCCGGCCTCTCAGGGTCAGCCTGGGTGCTCAGAGGACGAGGGCACGGTCGGCACAGGGGTGGGCATGGTGGCACCTGCAGGGCCTGGGGGCCGGGGCCTGCTCCCCGCCTTCCCCCACTTGGCCTTGCGACCCCAGCCAAGGAGAGGCTTGGGGCTAGTCCGCGCGGGCACCGGGGTCTCACGGCCACACTCCTTTGGGCTCCGCAGGAGGCTCCCTGGTCCCAGCAGGGCCGGCCGGCGACCACCCTGCAGGCCAGAGAGAGACCATCAGTGCCCCTTCCTGTGGCCGGCGGGAGAGtgacagctgggggtggggaggaggtgagGCCCATCAGAGGCTGCTGTCAGGTGGCCACAAATGAGAGCCCTGGGACAGACAGGGCTCTTACCTGGGAGCCCCAAGGCGTGTGGCTGGGGTGGGCTGGGTGGGCTGGGATGCTACCATTAGTGGAGGATCCGCCTTGCCAACTTATTCCCCTCTCAGTGTCTTCCTGGAGCTTGTGGGCTCTAGGCCGTCTGGGGCCTCGGTGGGAGGCCCAGGGCAAGAGGGAAGGAAAAGCAGGGGGCACATCCCGTGCTGGGCCTCACCGTGTTGGGTGGCGTGGCGCCAGGCAGCAACGTCACCACGCCCAGGCGCACGCCCTCCTCACCGACGCCCTGCAGCCGCGCCACCACCTCTGCGTGCCGCCACCACTTGCACGGCTCCCCGTCCACCGACACGATGTAGTCGCCCTCCTTCAGGCCGGCCGCCTAGGGACCCGGGACACAGGGGCGTGGGGAGAGCCTGCGTGGAGCCCCGTCCTCCTATCCGGCCCGGCCACACCGTCCCCCCACCCTCATGTGGGTCACCTCTGCCCCGGTAGGGGACTTACGGCAGCCCGGCTGCCCGGCAGGACCGCGGCGATGAGGACGGGCGAGTCTCCGCGCAGCGTGAAACCGAAGCCTCCTTCTCCGCGGGTCACGTGGACAGGCCCCACCAGCCGCCACCGGTTCTTGGCAGAGAACACGGACAGGGGCCCCTGGGGGGGGTGGTCCGGGGTCAGAGGGAAAAGGTTTGGGGCCCCTTGTGGGCCTGTCCAGGGCCCTTGCTATCTTCAGGGACAATGGTGGGCCTGCTGTGGGTAGGGGACTTGCCCCTTGGCAGgcccggggcgggggtggggtggcggCTGCCTAGGAGGCGGGGCCTCACCAGCCGGTGGAAGATATCAGCCACCTTCACTCGGGAGAAGCTGGGCGTCCTGGCCTCCGGCTTCCGCTGGGTCTTAGCTGCATGATGGTAGGTGAAGGGAGAAGCAGAGCTGAGCCCAGAGCTCCTGTGGACCCCCAGACCCCAGGGGTCCTCCAGCCAGGTCGCCggctcagccagagaccttgggagGCCAGCTTTGCGCGAACTGACAGGCTGGCCCTGCTGCTCCCACCAGCAGGTGCACCTGGCCCCCGTCTCTCTTACACGGGCCCCCAGCTGCACCCCACGTCTCCTAGGAGTCTGCTCCTGGGAAACTGTGACTGGCCTTGGTGGTGGGGGTCATGGTTTCATGGGCTGCCTGGCCAGAGACCTCTAACTGCCCAGGGTCACAGCTTCCTCCCTGGGGCAAGAAGGGAGGCACCAAGGGATGTTGGTGCTCCTGCTTCTCAGCCCGCTGGAGCTGGAGGCCCCCAGGCTCTCCGCTGGTTCTGTTATCACTGGTGGGCCTTTAACAGTAGCTGCCCTCCTAGTGGCCAGGACTCAAACCCCCTCCCCTGCTGAGTCCTCGGGgataccccacccccactgcaaGGGGCTCAGCTGCTCACGCCGGATGTCCGGGACCTCGGTGGCCTCGAGAAAATCGTCCTCGCGGTCAAGCTCTGAGTACTTGGCCAGGGAGCACCGCAGAGCCTGGGCCACTGCATCCTGCAGCAGGTCCACTGCGCGTGGCACGCGGCACATGGCGTGCAGCCGCAGCGCCTCCTCCTGTCCCAGGATGGCCCGCTTCAGGTGGGCCTTGCCTGTGTGGGGCAGGCACATGAGGTCACCCTCCACGAACAGCCCCAGGGTCCCCCAGCCCACCTGCTCCCTCCCCAGGCCCTGCGCAAGCGAGCAAGAGGAAGGGGCAAGGGGAGGGCCTCTGGGTCCAGCCTGCGGGTCCCCACCAGGGCTGCAGTGTGGGGAGGGAGCCATAGCGCCATAGTGGGGAGCCGAGGAGCTCTGCCAGGTGCACCGGGCAGGACTGGGGGAGGGCTGCCTTCCAGCTGGCCCCAGCTGCCCGGGCTGCCACCCGCCAGGCAGGGAGAGTCAGAGGGTGGTCAGCAGCTCCATTCCTGGGACAccaggaggctgtgtgtgtgtgtgtgtgtgtgtgtgcacaggtaTGTGCTGGCACCGAGTCCCAACTTGCTCAAGTCCAGGAGAGCCCGCTGCCCTCCCGCCCCGGGGCCTCACCCAGCAGGCAGCGCTCTTCCGGCTCCTGTGGAAGTGCGGGGCACTGGGGCTTAGCGGGCCGGAGCTGGAGGAAGACCTGCTCATGCGTGGGGAGCTCCCCATCGCTGGCTGCTGGGGACAGAGGCAGCATGAGACCCTCTGCATGCCGGGCCCCCCCGCtagcacaccccacccccacaggagGCACTCACGGGCACCATCGCAGAGGGCCAGGGCCGTGTGGTAGTGCGCCAGGGCACGGAAGTGCTCGGCCTTCACGTGCACGAGGGCAGCCCAGGAGGAGGGCATGCAGTCGCAGGCAGGTGGCTGGGCCATGGTCCGGTGCACCTGCCCGTACTCAGCCGCCACCTGCCGGTGACACAACACTCAAAGCGGGGCCTTGGCAGATGCCCAGCGGTCTTAGCCCCTGCCTCCATCTACTCCCAGCCACAGACCCGCGCCGGGCTTGGGAGCTCAGGTCCCCAGCTCGTGCTGCCCTCCTGGCCCCCGGGAAGCCTCCAGCTGAGGCCAGCAGGGTCAGGGCCCCTGAGCGTCGGCTGAGCAGGGTGGGTGGGCTGCTCAGTGGGCCCGTGGTGGGGAGTCAAGAGCGGGGTTCCAGGCCAGCCCTGCTGGCTTTCGGAAGCGACACAGAGATGAGATGCGGCCGtctcccccagccctgccccatccCTGGCTGGCTCCCCAACCTCGGCTCTGCTCTGCTCAGCTGCTCCCCAGCCACCCCTGGGTCCCCTGCCCCTCCTGTCCACTGAGCAGCTACTCATTGCCACTGGGACTGGGTTCGGGGGCGGGGGACCCAGGCAGGGCAGCGTGACCGTGGTGGGGGGGTGAGGTGGAGGCTGGTGGAGCTCACCTGGGCAGCCTCCTGGGCCAGGCGCAGCTGGGCCAGGCTGTCGTGGGGGGGCGCGGGGGCGGGAAGCGCGAGGCCCTGGAAGGCGCACTCCTGGGCCTGGGCCGCCATGAGCCTCTCCAGCACGGCCAGGGAAGCAGCGCTCATGTCCGGGCTCGGTGCGTTGGAGAAGTTCTCCCTCAGGAGGCTGAAGGCCCCTGTGGAGGGGGGAGCTCATGCCAGGCGCAGGCCACCTGGCCTCCACAGGCGCCCCCAGCTGCAGCCCCTGGGGAGGCCTGTGcgtgccctgcccccaccctgagtGCCCCCCAGCAGGTGCCCCAGAGGAGGCGGTGCTGCTCCTGCCGATGCCCCCTCGCCCCCCAACTCGCCACGGCACGGTCAGTGGGGACCCCCAGGGGTGGTCTGGGCCGGCGCTGCCCTCACCAGCAGCCCTCTGGAAGGCCTCAACCGCGCGGCTGACGCCCTCGGCGCAGGAGCGGTCCTGGCGCGCCCCGATTTGGGTGTAGAGGGCACCAATGTTGAAGAGCACGCTGCCCTTCTCGAAGGCCAGGGCCCGCTGCTGGGCGGGGACCCCCGTGAGCGAGTCGTACCTGCGGGTGGACGCAGAGCGGCGCAGTTCCCACGCGCCCGCTGCGCCTTCCTCCCCTCTGCTCCCCTTGGAGGAGGGGCTGCCCCCAGGTGCCCCCCCCTGCTGGGCCCCGGCCCCGCCCGCCCTCCCCCTGCAGTCCCTGGGCCCGCCCTGCCTGAGACCCTCCCTCCTTGCCCAGTCCCCGCCCGGCGACACCCCACCAGTGGAAGAACAGCCCAAGGCTCCTGGCAGGGCCACAGAAGCGCGCGTCCAGGAAGGAGAGCTGGTTGTAGTAGGCCACGAGCAGCTCCAGGCCCGCCTGGTCCCGGCTGGGGGTCCGCATGGCCTGCGGGGTGGTAGCGGGGCTGGGCCTACGGGCCCATGgcccccctgccccctgcacgcacccctccccaccacacccctgccacgtgggagacctgtgGCCCTGGCTGCCCTGGCTGCCCTGGCTCAGCACTCCCAGGTTCTGCAGGGCACAACAGCAACTGCGTGGGTGCAAGGAGCCCCTGGGTCCCTCTAGGCAcacgggtgtgtgtgtgtgtgtgcacactcaTGGGCCTGCACGCGCCGGTCGCCCATCTTCCCCGCacacagcccccccaccccacccccgtgccGAGGCAGGGGCTCCTGTCCTGTAGTCTCTACCCTGAGGTCTGTGATTTGGTCCCAGACTCAAACttcggtttccccatctgtgaactTGCTCTGGAGGTGGAGGGGGGAGCAGGCAGGGGACCAGTGGGCAGCCGGGGGCTCCTGCTCTGGGAtgggcagggtgggggaaggcagagaggggaggggaaggccCACCCACCTGCCTCAGGCCCTCCAGCTCCCGGATTTCAGCCTCATAGGCAGCGCTGTCTTCTCCAAAGTGCCCTGAGATCAGCTCCTGGTGGGGGTGTGGCGAGTGTAGCCTCCTTCCTTGGGGCAGGAGGCAgagcagctttccctggggtcTCCCACCCACTCAAGGGGGAGAAGCCATAGCAGAGGAGGAAGACAGAGCAGGTGACTTCCCAGACAGGCCAGGCCGGGGGCCGTGGCAGCCCCAGGAGGTGAGGACTCCAGGCCCCGAAAAGCCCACAGCGAGGAAGGGGGCCTCCCAGAAGACAAGGCACCAGGTCCCCGCCTGGCTCTGCCCAGGTCACTGGGCCACCTCAGGGCAGCCACCTCCTCTCTCcaccctcagtttccttatctgaaaaggAATGAGAGGCTCAGGCCAGAAAACCTCCAGGTTCCCTTCTCCTTGTGTCCCCAgaccccagggcagggccagATGGCGTCAGAACTGGGCTCGGAAGCCCAGCACTAACCTTCAGGGGCGTGGACCAGTCCAGCTCCTTGGTGTCCTTCAGGCCCAGCGGGATCATGGGGATGCCGAGCCCTTCACTAGAACCAGAAGCTTCGTCTCCACACGCTGAGGCTGGACCTGCCAGCCCACGCGCCATGGTGCCCACCGCCTGGCTCCCCGGGGCCCGgtccatcccccccccccccccaatgagAGTACACGTGGCCCGCACTCAGCCCGAGCGCAGGGCTGCAGGCCCTTGGCCCCTTGCAGGCATGTACCTCTCCGGCCGGGGTGCTTCCCCGCTGCTGTCCAGCTCCTCCAGCTCCTCCTTCAGCAGCTGCAGGCTGGAGTTGACGTAGCTCAGCTCTAGGGCCACCGTCTCGCGCACCCGGTTGTTGCTGGTGGCTCTGGGGGACGCAGGAGGGGGGGTCAGCAGGACCAGCCCCGAGGCTGGCCGAAAGGCCCAGTGCCTGCTCCGTGGCCCTCTGATGCCCTCTGACCTGCAGAGCCCCTCCCCCTGGGTATAGACTGGTATAGTCCAGACTCCAGGGATGCAGGGAGGCCCTCAGCTGACTGGATGCCCTGCCCTCCTCCGCATCCTCCCCCCATAGTGACTCAGAAATAACTTCCCCGGGGGGCAGGGGAAGAGTCAGCCTCTCTGCCAGCTGGGAGCCCACAGAGGGGCCGTGGTCAGCACTAAAGGCCAGGCAGGGACAGGGCTGAGGTGACAGGGAGTGGAGGGTGCTAGAGAAAGTGGGGGCATATGAATGAAAGCCGCTGAGCCCAGGAGCAGCCGGCAGGCCCTGCCCCTCAGTGGCTACGGGGTGGGCAGGGGAGACCACCTGCCCAAGCCTTGCTTCCCACCTGCAGAGGGGGCTGTGCGTGAGGACCCAAGCACGCAGGAGCTCATGGCCGCATGCGTTAACCAAGGGACTGCACTCTCAGTTTGGGAGACCCTTGCCTGGTGTCCCAACCTCGGGATGCCTGGCAACCTACGGCTGCTCCATCTAAAGGGAGCCTCTTCTGGGAAGCCCCGCTGGTCACCACTGCACACTGCCAGGTGCCCATTCTGTGCCCTATTAGCATCCCCTGGGGCCACCCCATATTCATCCAGCCTTCCCAAGCCACCAGCCCATGGCCGAGGTCCCCAGAAGCTGGGCTGCGTCAGGCTGGACTAAGCACAGTGTGGGAGGGTGAGCAGGTAAGTGTACCACAGCCACCAGAGCCCCTTCCGGCTGCCCACCAGCACCCTCAGCCACGTGCTGCACCCTGTCACCTGGTCCACGTACCCAACCAGAACACAGGGCAGGCACCTGTCCTAG
Protein-coding sequences here:
- the RHPN1 gene encoding rhophilin-1; the encoded protein is MVPEAPPDSTLKMTPGIEPGSLAWQGPDPLVQTPRGRLQGRRARIHQQINKELRMRTGAENLYRATSNNRVRETVALELSYVNSSLQLLKEELEELDSSGEAPRPESEGLGIPMIPLGLKDTKELDWSTPLKELISGHFGEDSAAYEAEIRELEGLRQAMRTPSRDQAGLELLVAYYNQLSFLDARFCGPARSLGLFFHWYDSLTGVPAQQRALAFEKGSVLFNIGALYTQIGARQDRSCAEGVSRAVEAFQRAAGAFSLLRENFSNAPSPDMSAASLAVLERLMAAQAQECAFQGLALPAPAPPHDSLAQLRLAQEAAQVAAEYGQVHRTMAQPPACDCMPSSWAALVHVKAEHFRALAHYHTALALCDGAPASDGELPTHEQVFLQLRPAKPQCPALPQEPEERCLLGKAHLKRAILGQEEALRLHAMCRVPRAVDLLQDAVAQALRCSLAKYSELDREDDFLEATEVPDIRPKTQRKPEARTPSFSRVKVADIFHRLGPLSVFSAKNRWRLVGPVHVTRGEGGFGFTLRGDSPVLIAAVLPGSRAAAAGLKEGDYIVSVDGEPCKWWRHAEVVARLQGVGEEGVRLGVVTLLPGATPPNTGGRRPALLGPGSLLRSPKECGRETPVPARTSPKPLLGWGRKAKWGKAGSRPRPPGPAGATMPTPVPTVPSSSEHPG